The Brassica napus cultivar Da-Ae chromosome C7, Da-Ae, whole genome shotgun sequence genome has a segment encoding these proteins:
- the BNACNNG46560D gene encoding uncharacterized protein BNACNNG46560D encodes MDSLDFDSLKAEKAKALRRYNSFHRVGRFFRAAEVCVALLFLLWTFSRLPFAVQISREFLRRIAGVVSTPLFVFLLGNCIVVLLLTKSSVEDNNRGGSSDPNAETDIYEALVRSVENQHKEADELEEKIVYDDKEVIVIDVMSSDIPREENDQPKVYGRSKSDVKQTSADDDRMVVIPKPSSLHRSKTEKCMRIDDNNKNDKNSYAEDNLSNEEFQKTIEAFIAKQLIFRRQESLSVVVHNKA; translated from the coding sequence atggattcaCTCGATTTTGACAGCTTGAAAGCAGAGAAAGCCAAGGCGTTGCGGCGTTACAACAGTTTCCACAGAGTCGGCCGTTTCTTCCGCGCGGCTGAGGTTTGCGTCgccctcctcttcctcctttgGACGTTTTCCCGCCTTCCTTTCGCCGTCCAAATCTCCCGAGAGTTTCTCCGCCGTATCGCCGGCGTTGTATCGACTCCTCTCTTCGTCTTCCTTCTCGGGAACTGCATCGTCGTCCTTCTCCTCACCAAATCCTCTGTAGAGGATAACAACAGAGGAGGTTCTTCTGACCCAAACGCAGAAACAGATATATACGAGGCGTTGGTCAGATCTGTTGAGAATCAACACAAAGAAGCAGATGAGTTGGAAGAGAAGATCGTTTACGATGACAAAGAGGTGATCGTCATTGATGTGATGAGTTCAGATATTCCTCGTGAAGAAAACGATCAGCCCAAGGTGTATGGAAGAAGCAAATCCGACGTAAAGCAGACTAGTGCAGATGATGATCGTATGGTGGTGATCCCTAAACCTTCTTCTCTCCATAGATCAAAGACTGAAAAGTGCATGAGAATCGATGATAATAATAAGAATGATAAGAATAGTTATGCAGAGGATAACCTTAGCAACGAAGAGTTTCAGAAAACGATCGAAGCTTTCATTGCCAAACAGCTGATATTTCGTCGCCAAGAATCTTTATCCGTCGTTGTCCACAACAAAGCCTaa